The following proteins come from a genomic window of Tolypothrix sp. PCC 7712:
- a CDS encoding adenylate/guanylate cyclase domain-containing protein, which translates to MVLSKQAFSPFFDEKRDFISVAPSWQAFQALRGGKICLGYFYPNWLEKGLPENLNLRISLHAGPVYQYVNPVTKDTSYIGTHVSYAARIESITPPGKVYGSQAFAALACSLGVQDFSCDYVGQIPFAKGYGTFPTYHVRRQTSF; encoded by the coding sequence TTGGTACTGTCAAAACAAGCGTTTTCTCCGTTTTTTGATGAAAAGAGGGATTTTATTTCTGTAGCTCCTTCATGGCAAGCTTTTCAAGCTTTACGTGGCGGCAAAATCTGTCTTGGCTACTTTTACCCCAACTGGTTAGAAAAAGGTCTGCCGGAAAATCTGAATTTGCGGATCTCATTACATGCTGGCCCAGTTTACCAATATGTAAACCCAGTAACTAAAGATACTAGTTATATTGGCACTCATGTCAGCTATGCCGCGAGAATTGAATCGATAACTCCGCCTGGCAAAGTTTATGGCAGTCAAGCCTTTGCCGCACTAGCTTGCAGTCTAGGAGTTCAGGATTTTAGTTGTGATTATGTAGGACAGATTCCTTTCGCTAAAGGATACGGTACATTTCCTACTTATCATGTACGCCGACAAACAAGTTTTTGA